One part of the Phragmites australis chromosome 3, lpPhrAust1.1, whole genome shotgun sequence genome encodes these proteins:
- the LOC133912984 gene encoding TATA-box-binding protein 2 — translation MAEAGLEGSQPVDLSKHPSGIVPTLQNIVSTVNLDCKLDLKAIALQARNAEYNPKRFAAVIMRIREPKTTALIFASGKMVCTGAKSEQQSKLAARKYARIIQKLGFPAKFKDFKIQNIVGSCDVKFPIRLEGLAYSHGAFSSYEPELFPGLIYRMKQPKIVLLIFVSGKIVLTGAKVREETYTAFENIYPVLTEFRKVQQ, via the exons ATGGCCGAGGCGGGGCTGGAGGGCAGCCAGCCGGTGGATCTGTCCAAGCACCCCTCCGGCATCGTCCCCACTCTCCA GAATATCGTGTCAACAGTTAATTTGGATTGTAAACTAGACCTCAAAGCAATAGCTTTGCAAGCACGCAATGCGGAATATAACCCGAAG CGTTTTGCTGCAGTTATCATGAGAATAAGAGAACCCAAAACCACAGCACTGATATTTGCATCGGGTAAAATG GTCTGTACTGGAGCGAAGAGTGAACAACAATCTAAGCTTGCAGCAAGAAAG TATGCTCGCATTATTCAGAAACTTGGTTTTCCAGCTAAATTTAAG GACTTCAAGATTCAGAATATTGTTGGCTCTTGTGATGTCAAGTTTCCAATTAGGCTTGAGGGCCTTGCATATTCACATGGTGctttctcaagt TATGAACCAGAACTCTTTCCTGGCCTGATCTATCGGATGAAGCAACCAAAGATTgttcttttgatttttgtttcagGCAAAATTGTTTTGACTGGAGCAAAG GTGAGAGAGGAGACATACACTGCCTTTGAAAACATCTATCCTGTACTGACAGAGTTCAGAAAAGTTCAGCAATG A
- the LOC133912985 gene encoding WRKY transcription factor 71-like has translation MASTSQPTTIGEGEERNEEDAAAEATGNGIIQAVMPEDGYEWKKYGQKFIKNIQKIRSYFRCRHKLCGAKKRVEWHPHDPSSDRRIVYEGAHQHGSPSEATGVQGDGGGAPNQYELSTQYFGGARSQ, from the exons ATGGCATCAACCTCACAACCCACCACAAT AGGCGAGGGAGAAGAAAGAAACGAggaggacgcggcggcggaggccacCGGCAACGGCATCATCCAGGCAGTGATGCCCGAGGACGGGTACGAGTGGAAGAAGTACGGCCAGAAGTTCATCAAGAACATCCAGAAAATCAG GAGCTACTTCCGGTGCCGGCACAAGCTGTGCGGCGCGAAGAAGAGGGTGGAGTGGCACCCGCACGACCCCAGCAGCGACCGCCGCATCGTCTACGAGGGCGCGCACCAGCACGGCTCCCCTTCGGAGGCTACCGGCGTCCaaggggacggcggcggcgcccccaACCAGTACGAGCTGAGCACCCAGTACTTCGGCGGGGCCCGCTCGCAGTGA